One window of Caldicoprobacter guelmensis genomic DNA carries:
- the cas7b gene encoding type I-B CRISPR-associated protein Cas7/Csh2, whose protein sequence is MKNRSEILFLYDVTDANPNGDPVDENKPRIDEETGVNIVTDVRLKRTVRDYLHDFKGLDVFILEIRDSDGNLKTKEERIADFKDNADIVKKCIDVRLFGATIAVRDKTLTLTGPVQFKFGRSLHRVNMMYVKGTTVMPSQQDKKQGTFTEKYILPYSLIAFYGIVNENAAATQGIDLTEQDIMYLLEGLWNGTKNLISTSKAGQMPRLLLQVVYKEKNFHLGELDKRIKFVSDKNDEEIRDIKDGKLDITELVNALKAHKDAIEKINYKVDERVILVSDEVEVSIKEALAGFNLSELPF, encoded by the coding sequence ATAAAAAACAGGTCTGAAATACTTTTCCTTTATGATGTGACGGATGCCAATCCCAACGGTGATCCGGTGGATGAAAACAAGCCCAGGATCGATGAGGAGACAGGGGTCAATATAGTGACAGATGTGAGGCTAAAGAGGACTGTGAGGGATTACCTGCATGACTTTAAGGGTTTGGATGTATTCATACTTGAAATACGAGATTCGGACGGCAATTTAAAAACTAAAGAGGAAAGAATAGCTGATTTTAAAGATAATGCTGATATTGTGAAAAAATGCATTGATGTAAGGCTTTTCGGAGCTACCATTGCGGTTAGGGATAAGACCTTAACGTTGACAGGGCCTGTACAGTTCAAGTTCGGCAGGTCATTGCACAGAGTCAATATGATGTATGTAAAGGGTACTACTGTAATGCCTTCGCAGCAGGACAAAAAGCAGGGGACATTTACAGAGAAGTATATACTCCCTTATTCCTTGATAGCATTCTACGGCATTGTGAATGAAAATGCGGCAGCAACCCAGGGGATTGACCTGACAGAGCAGGATATCATGTATTTGTTAGAGGGGCTGTGGAATGGGACCAAGAACCTTATATCTACTTCAAAAGCTGGGCAGATGCCAAGATTGCTGCTACAAGTTGTATATAAGGAAAAGAATTTCCATTTAGGGGAATTGGATAAGAGGATAAAATTTGTGAGCGACAAAAACGATGAGGAGATCCGAGACATAAAAGATGGAAAGCTGGATATCACTGAGCTGGTAAATGCTCTAAAGGCTCACAAGGATGCCATTGAAAAGATCAATTATAAGGTGGATGAGCGTGTGATTTTGGTGTCAGATGAGGTAGAGGTATCAATAAAGGAGGCTTTGGCCGGTTTTAATTTAAGCGAACTTCCGTTTTAA